In Segnochrobactrum spirostomi, the DNA window ATGACGATCGAGACCCGCGACCGCGGGGGCCGGACGGCCCGCGCGCTGTTCGACGCACGCGCGTTTTTGGCCGCCGGCGCTTTGGCGCTCGGCCTCACCGCGCAAGGCGCGGCCGCCGCCGATCTCACCATCTCGAACTGGGCCGGCTACATGCCGCCCGACATCGCCGACACCTTCAAGGCGGCGACCGGTCTCACCGTCGAGGTCGTCACCCACGCCACCAACGAAGAGATCATGGGCAAGCTCGTCGCCTCGAAGGGCAAGGGCTTCGATCTCGTGTTCGTCTCCTCGCCGTTCGCCGAGGCGCTTCAGAAGATGAAGTTGCTCGCGCCGATCGATCATGCGGCGGTGCCGAACCTCGCCAACCTCTATCCGCAGGCGATCGACCTCGCCTACGATCCCGGTGCGAAGTTCTCGGTGCCCTATACCTGGGGCACGACGGGCCTCTGCTACCGCTCCGACCTCGTCAAAACGCCTGTCGACAGCTGGTTCAACCTGGTGAAGCCCGACGCCGCGCTCAAGGGCAAGATCACCATGCTCTCGACCGATCGCTGGCTGATGGAGGCCGGCCTCATCCCGCTCGGCTATTCGGTCAACGATCCGAACCCCGAGCACGTCAAGAAGGCGACCGAGCTCCTCATCGAGGCGAAAAAGTCGCTGCTCGCCTACGACGACACGACCTTCTATTCGAAGCTCGTTTCGGGCGAGGCGCATCTCGTCCAGGCCTGGGACGGCTGGTGCAATTACGGCATCGCCGAGAACGCCGCGATCAAGTTCGTGGTGCCGAAGGAAGGTTCGGATCTCTGGGTCGACACCATGGTCGTGCTCAAGGATTCCGAGCACAAGGACGCGGCGATGAAGTTCATCAACTTCATCCTCGACGCCAAAAACCATGCCTGGGCGGCCGAGAACATCGATTACAAGGTGCCGAACAAGGCGGCGATGGCGCTTCTGAAGCCGGACTTCCTGGAGAAGTTCCCGAACATGAAGATGACGCCGGAAGAGCTCGTGAAGTTCGAGCTCCTGCGCGATCTCGGCCCCGCCCAGCGCGAATATTCCCGCGCGGTGAGCGAGATCAAAGCCGCGAACTGACGCCGGCCGCGCCCCACTCCCCTCGCGCCGCCCCGCCGGAATCCGAGAATTCCCGCGGGGCGGCCCGGCAAGTTTCGAACCGAGCGACGCCCTTGTCCCCCGTTCTCGCCCGCCCGACCTGGCTGATGCTGCCGGCGCTCCTCTGGCTCGCGATCTTCATGATCGTGCCGGTCGGGCTCGTGCTCGCCTATTCGGTGTTCACGCGTGGGGTCTATGGCGGGATCGATTACATCTTTACATGGGATAATTTCGTCCGCGCCGCCGACCCGCTCTATGCCCGCATCTTCCTCACGTCCGCGCGGGTGGCCGGCCTCGCGACGATCTTCGCCCTCCTCATCGGCTATCCGGCGGCCTACGCGATCGGCCTCGCGCCGAAGCGCCATCAGGCGACGCTCCTGTTCTTCGCCGTGCTGCCGTTCTGGTCGAACTACCTGATCCG includes these proteins:
- a CDS encoding polyamine ABC transporter substrate-binding protein, with amino-acid sequence MTIETRDRGGRTARALFDARAFLAAGALALGLTAQGAAAADLTISNWAGYMPPDIADTFKAATGLTVEVVTHATNEEIMGKLVASKGKGFDLVFVSSPFAEALQKMKLLAPIDHAAVPNLANLYPQAIDLAYDPGAKFSVPYTWGTTGLCYRSDLVKTPVDSWFNLVKPDAALKGKITMLSTDRWLMEAGLIPLGYSVNDPNPEHVKKATELLIEAKKSLLAYDDTTFYSKLVSGEAHLVQAWDGWCNYGIAENAAIKFVVPKEGSDLWVDTMVVLKDSEHKDAAMKFINFILDAKNHAWAAENIDYKVPNKAAMALLKPDFLEKFPNMKMTPEELVKFELLRDLGPAQREYSRAVSEIKAAN